Part of the Impatiens glandulifera chromosome 8, dImpGla2.1, whole genome shotgun sequence genome is shown below.
aacatttatttccaTCAAATTGCTTTGACAGaaagtttgatttatttttactattacTGGGTTAATTTAAGAAGTGATTACCATACTAACAATAATGCTCCacaagtcaattttttttacccaaatttatttttgagaattacAAGCATGaccctttttttaaattagagtgtTGTAAAAATtgaacctaattttttttagaaaaaacattTGTCATTGtggcaaaaaaaaaatttcaccACAAAGATCAAATTATTTCGTATCAATTTAAATGTAAGATTTTCAATCCGTATGAAAACTTGCACAATCAGTCCTAACTCTTCTTTTAACCtatgatcaaaatcaaattcaaaatcttTAATTTGCTAAGCAAGTTTCTTTTCATTTAAGCTAGTaatatttcttgaaaataaaagcataatatattatctgttataatatataacttttttgtgactaaaaaaatattttgagatgtTTCATCCATCTTGGTTACAACCTAATATAGATTAAGTTCTTTGATTTTCCTTGTTAATTATTTGTCCTTCTACTAAATGTATCAAAACCAAactttgtaatatatatttttttaaataatcatctAAAGGCATTCCTTATGTATTaggattttaatttttcttttctgagaaatgataaactcaacgaaagaTTTAACGAAAGTAAGTCCACGAATTCGACGTTGCCTGCCAGTTTGTCCCCACGTCCCGAAAGCGCTCATTTCGGGTTctgaaaccactcatttcgggacaagaatttatttatttatttttttgtcccgaaatgaccgtttcgggacctgaaataaGCGTTTCggatcattttgaaaaatttctctcttctacCCACATGTCATGCCACGTTGATTCGTAGACTTAGTTTCGTTCATcttttcgttgagtttatcacttttcttctttttgaatgcatttttttttcgAGTTTTGATTTGAGGTTCTTGGGTGGtttgatattttagtataaaatattttaagttttttttttaattgtaaccaattattatatttttttcaacaaatattttttgttattttagaaaaatttgaACCAAAAAATAGTTTAGtactttttagaaaattaatatatttatttttatattttattcattatatttatatagtatattacttttttttgttaaaataaaaattataataataataaaatagacattagaaattaatttctcatttcagaaatcATGATGGATAagtcattataatttcttttacaaaataaagtcactttaaaatttttattatgccgatacttttttttatcaaataaaataaaattgtaaaaataaatggaCAGTCTCTCAAAATCCAGATAATCATAATATTAGTGTaggattattttaataagaacATTATTTCTTACCTTTATTtggatattataaatattaaagtcTATATTTACCATTAAGAAATATCtttgtattattttcttatataatattcttaattttttttattataagcaCAACTTTCTTAATATCCTTAACATTTTACTCAAACAATTCCATGAACAAGTCATtaaattatttccaaattttaatatatgtccataatatttttaatatatatggcagaaagtttttctttatttacaattttttaagtttaaaaaataatcatttttaaaggtAGATATATTTTATGTCACACTCATGGATTTTAACAATCTAAAATAAGTAAATGTCAGAACTTGTAAGGTTATGTTTgaatgtatataattaaaattaaaattcttattttataaaataatggaattaaattaaaatgtcactgctaatttttaaaaaacaaatcatttttGGTTTTCACAAAATTATGGAATTATATTTCTAatgtacaaataattttaaattgaaacttaagaattcaaatttttgtaatttagaaAGAGTTACTTACTAttacaagtcaaataaaaaaaatattttttaagagattaaaattaGTAGATTAAATTTTCACGTGAAAAATGATGTGAgatgttataataattaaaaaaacaattctaaatgatgattaataatataaaattatagttGGGACCTGTTctctttgagtttttttaaaaattcaacccaaattaaattttccaatcaatcacttctcaacaattacatcactcatttcattaaccaaaataccaaaataccctctattttaaattattatttattattttgtttatatatatcaataccttttaagtctttttatcaaaaataattatcacatcctcaaaatcatcaccaatcaatcattaattttttctccctctaggtttttttaaaaaacctcaatccaaacaaggccttgaattgtttttaagttttttttaccattttttttgaTGGATTGCTAAAATCCCCGTGATGtcacataatataatatattatttcaaaagtGTACACAAATTTAAGTTACAATTGTGTGTAAGGCCTcgttctctttgggtttttaaaaaaacctaaccaaaaccaattttctaatcaatcacttctcaacaatcacatcactcatttcattaaccaaaatactaacataccctctattttaaattattatttttagtttattcacatatatcaataccctttaagtctttttacctaaaataatcatcacttcctcaaaatcatcaccaatcattatttttttctccctctaggttttttaaaaaaccccaatccgaacaaggcctaagtctagctatattaaaaattcattttcaaataagtattttaGATTACTGAAATCCATAGTGtaggaaaaatataatatattatttccaaaaaaaatccCTTAAAAGTTACCAATTTAAAAAGTTACAATTTTTTGGctatataaaaatacatgaaCATTTTACAAAATTAGTTATGTTTTGTCCAATAGAATACTAATCATAATTGAAAGAGGTTAGTTTAATTTACCTTtggaaaaacaaatcaaatttattatacattatcAAATTATCAATCCTTAATATATTTCCAAAGGCAATCAAATTACCAAGTCAAACAAAGGCAATGGCCAAAGTGTAATATTATACCACCaacattttgaaataaaatgagatttaccttaattaattagtggGTAATAATTATAAGCCACCCAATAATAACATTACataaaagtaaaaagtaaatattGCAAGAGGTAAGGTAAtcctaatataatatttaaaggatTAAATTTTactatctaaaaaaaaaataattctcttGATCACTAATTACAAGCTTATCACAATTAATTAGTCATTACAAAATCATATGTACTTCTTTCAAATACTTAATTGTGTGGGTCTAAAGAGATCTCTTCCACACAGATTTTTGTCctattaagtaaataaaaaataaatttggttgttatttttttggattaGTTATTCTTGGAATTTATTTATTGTGAACTTGGTATTTTGCACAATATATATagtattgtttttataattaaactcaaaacgcgttctcgtttatataatattatttgtttttatagttaaatttaaaCCGCGTCctcttatataaaatattatttggacattttataaaaatattacctaaagttgtattattttattattattatgtaagttttgaattttttttatattaaaatcatACTAAAAAGTCAGCATAAATAAAGTAgacattttcataaaattctgaaaaaaaatGAGTGACAAAGATAAGATATGAATGAAAAATTTCAACCTACTAaagttttctttaataaaataaaacattaaaatagaataatatatcaccctcaaaagaaaaagaaaaagaaaaagaaaaagaaaaagaaaaacataaaattttgataatcatCAAACTCAGATTtccaatatattaatttaaaatttaaaaagcaAACAGTTGATagttattattatcttatttatttatatttatatatttaagtagtTTTTTAATCACCACtaaattttatatacttatgaattattttgaaaaagagaaactttttatttttttatcaaagaaaCTTACTGGCATACCTAtagacaaatttaaatttaataatatttgactAAAATAGAATATAGTAAATCTTTAcaataaaaagaagagaaaaagttattttttctCTACAAATGGTCAAAATCTATATTTAGATTAGATATCATTctgtaaaaaaaagaaaaaaactgtCACTGATAGCTGCATGAATTAATTgctataattaatcaaaatccttttttgttcatatatataGGTACCTAGATATCTATCCTTACaacaacatatttattattatcaatctCCCCATCttaatcttaatatatatataggcatatattttttatacacaaTTGTATTTGTATTGTTGTTCTCTAAGATTGTAAGAAATAATTCAACCATGACTATTAATGGTCATCTCCCGGCACTCTTCAATTCGCAATTCGCCGATAGCAGGTACTCGTATTTTtcgatgttattttttttttctattttttttctctctcgatttttacattatttcctgtattttgtttgtatttgtGAAGTCGACATGGAAATGGCGACCAAGGAAGTGTGGAACAATTTAGATCTCAACATTTGTCTGGAATCCCGGTCGTTGAAGCTATGATGTGTCAACCTATGTCAATGCCGATGGACTCAACTATGATGTGTCAGCCTATGTCAATGCCGATGGGAGTCCAGCACAACATGCCGATGGGAGTCCAACACAACCTAACCGACCAGTTTAATAGAAAACGTACTAGGGGTCTCTCTTTTGATCAATCGGGTAATTATTGTTTTGCGGATTTACCTGCTACCGACGGAGATAAAATCTCGTCGTTGATCCGACAACAACAAATGGAAACCAACTCCTTAGTTAATGAACATGTATGTATGCACAAATTGTACCAATCTAATCATACTATTATTAACGCgcatgatttaattaattacatttatttgGATTTGTGATTTTCAGACCAAGAAATTAAAAATGGACCTCATGGGGCGTCAATctcaacatgcaaagcagttgTTAGCTTCGGTTAGTGAAGGATATTTGgggaaaatgaaagaacaaagcgACGAGATCTGGAGAAAAGGAAGGGACATCTGGTTCCTTgaacaaaaaatacaaaaattgatGGAGGATAACAAATTGTTGATGAACTCAGCTATGACTAGTGAAGCGAATGCCAATTCTCTACAAGAAAAATTGGACCAACTTCAAGATTATTATAATTCCAACCAACATTTGTTGGCAGTTGTTAATGAAGAGGAGGTGGAATCCCGATGTAATAGCAATTATCATATTGTAGAGTTCGTCGGTGAGAATGAGGGTGGCAGCGACGGTTTTGTGCCCAAGAAATACAAATGTAAGACATGCGGAGATATGGAGGCGTCTGTCTTGCTACTACCGTGTAGACATCTTTGTCTTTGCTCATCTTGCGGTAACAATATGCTCCGCACTTGCCCCGTGTGTGAAATTAAGATTGACACAACTATCCGTGTCAATATGTTATGaagaaattgaattttattgttAGGAGGAACATTTTTccttgttttatttaatatttttattcaataatctTTTATTGACAGCCAATTTCATCCAATTTGATTAATGATACAATATTTGACTTggttgttgttttattattattattattattattattattattattattattattattattattattatattttaaatagatatctaatttattataaagagcataatttataatatttgtaattttcttGTATCTGCATGtggatttttcttcttcttcttcttgtttttatttatttatttattttatgttatattaataatattatatatttttacgttataattaaacaaagaatatagtcaattaattaattattgtagattgaatttttatttttaagggTTCATGGAGGAGTCGGTTTTGTGTGCTACACAtcttacatatattattaatggtGTCTCTAGGTTAAGCTcttatatgataaatatataacatgtcCGTTTTGCtcatttttatctaaataagtTACTTTATTAAACCTCATGTATGTTATGAAGTCTATAATAGCTCACAAATCAATATGTAGATATATTTAGGGTTTGAAATCTCATTTATCACCTAccatatattcataaaatttctcaattttcaaacttttgttTTCATCCTTACAATCTcacattcaatttattttcatctattcttttatcaaatattattaattagctTAAAAACATTACACCCCTTGTGCCTATAGTAACAATATAGTACGTGTCATATATTCTTTTGCGACAATTGTCAATGTTTATTGAACAGTGGTTAGTCGAATCCTGTAAGCTGCATCGTATTGCATCTGATATTTAGTTGTCGTTATTAGGGTAAGTCCAACGAGTCCATGGGGCTAGAAAAGCCCAAATAGTTTTAacctataataatttttttaacacttATTCTATCAGCccaaaaagtattattttatttttatttatttataaacttaaatacaaagtattatttatatatatttaataggtatattggttaattttttttgatgtaatgtaataaattaattactagatataaatagtttttaattttaaattatatacaaaattaagtaGACGTAATGttttaatcaaaaaatataatttataaactaactaattaaattcgtttaaaaaattaaaaattttatgacatatatttatttaattaaataaaatatcaattataactaaattttacctaccaaatttataatattaaaataattatttttgaataaataaatttaaaataattaagaccAAAAATgccatataaaatattaaacaattaattggattaatttttttattaaataaatctcaattaattaaaacaaatgacaaaaaaaattaaataatttaagataaatgttgtattaattttatcccaaataagttttaagaatttaaataaaataaataaataatttgaaataaatgttgCATGTATTTAAATTccaagttaattatttataaagtcccaaaatttaaaaataaaataaaaattaacaaaataaatattttatgtattttgttgGTTGAAAATAAAGGCAAAAGagtaaagaaaaattaatttcaaacaagcttCAATGTTGAAAAATGGTCATGATTTAGTACAACTGGAAATAAAAGAATCGGTTGCAAAAACTAGACGACTATCGGATGAGCGCCTAGACTTCATCCAACGAATCACAGAAGACCAAAGAGGAATTGAAGTCGACCCCTCTAAAATAGAGGCAATAACAGTTATGGCAACCTCAAAATGAAAGAGAGGTCCAATGTAATTCTTTGGAAAAATCCAAAACATCAGTCGGTTCATCAACAAACTTACTACAACATGTGACCCACTATTTAAGCTTCTGAAAAATAATCAAATGTTCATATGGGACGAGGATTGTCAACGGGCATTTGATAAAGTCAAAGATTATCTAAAATAATCTCTAATTCTCATGCCGTTGAGACATGGTATCCCTCTAATAATGTACCtcacaataatataaacaaCAATGGAAAGCCTAttggctcaagaaaacgaggaTAAACTCAAAAATGTTGTTTATTACATTAGCAAAATAATGATAGGATGTGAACTTAATTACACACCAACTGAAAATATGTTGAGCATTAGCATGGTCACCAAGAGATTAAGACACTACATGTAAGTCTATCCTATCAAGTTTGTATTTAGATTAGATCTTatccatttcttattttaacgAACTATACTATGACCTAGGCTGaccaaatggatgatgatgatatctgAATACGAAATAGTCTGTACAGTACAAAAGTCTATAAAAGGAATCATTGTTACAGATTTCCTAATCGACAAGCCCATCAATGTTTGGTCAAAAGATGAAATCGACTTTCCTGATGATGGAATCATGGCCGTCACGTTAGACACATGGAAATTAATGTTTGACAGAGCCTTAGACAATCAAGGATAtgtaatcataattttattagttgacCTTAAAGGTACTTATAACCCGATATTCATAAAACTCGAATATCTCATTATCAATAACGAGACCGAATACAAGGCATAACTCTCAGGTCTCAAATTGGTGTACAAACGAGGGGAAACCAAATTAGAAGTAACAAGTGActctaatttgattatatacCAAGACAACGATACTTAACAAGTAAAAGAGGAAAATTTGAAACAATATCATGCTTATCTAACTAAGCTCATGAGAAAATATGATCaagtataattttatcattCCTTAAGGATCCAAAACCAATTTGCGAATGCACTAGCCACTCTCGCAGCCATGACTCAAATTCCTGAAGGAATTAAAGTTAATCCACTCAAAATCGACTAAAGAAAAAACTCGCTTTTGAAAAAGGAATAATGACTTTATGCGAAACAACCTACCAAACCCTAGTATGATACTCTCCAAAAATACATAGAGTATGAAGAATACCCATCACATTTCCAAGCAAAGTAAAGACGAGCGTTACGCCAATATTCCACTAATTATGCTTGGATAGCAAACAAACTCTATAGACGATTATTCAATAGTCAAAACATGCTGTGTAGATGGTCTCGAATCGAAAATGATCATAAAAGAAGTACACACAGGAGTATGTGTTCCACACATTAATGGAATGTCTTTAGCTAAAAAAAATACTCTGACAGAGTTATTAGTGGCAAAACCTAGAACAAAAATGTGTGAACTATGTAAAGAGTTATCGTCAATTTTAAATCTATGCTAATCTAAAGCATACCTCACTAGTCTTTCTCTACTTGAGATATTGATGTCATTGAAAAAATGTATCCCCATGCTTTTAATGGACACGAGTTTATACTTGTGCCCATCAACTACTTCAACAAATGGGTAGAAATAGTATCGTACAAAATCTTGAAATCATTCCACATGGAAAATTCATTCGCACCAATATAATTTCTAGGTACGGAGTTCCTCATGCCTAGATTTTAGACAATGGTCAACATTTTCAAGAAATTTTTTACAATTTCTCGATGAATTCAAAATCGAGCACCACAAATCATCGTCCTACAGACCCTAAACTAATGACGCGATCAATGTGacaaacaaaaatctaattaGGATCATCAAAAAGATGACTGACACATATAAGGATTGTCACAAAAAATTGGCATATGCCTTATTTGGGGTATCTACAAATGTTCAAGCTTCGACCAGTGAAACTCCTTACTCATTTGTTTAAGGAATGAACGATGTACAACCAATCAAAATTGAATTCCCCACTCTAAGAATACTCTTAGAAAACCATGTCATCAAAGAAGACTGTATCAAATCTCGATATGACCAACGCCATTAATGGAGGAGAAAAGATTAAATTCCTTGTGCAAAACTAaagcataccaaagaagaatgTCCAACACCttcaataaaaatgtaaaacctataaaaacaaataaggtGATCTAATTCTCAGACGAACCTGTGAACTCCTAGACCCAAAGACAAATTCCGTCCCCAATGGGAAGGACCGttcatgattaaaaaaattatttctggAGAAGCAGTTCACCTATCTACAATAGAAGGTGAAGAATTCATTGCCTTGAGCAATCTTGACGCacataaaagatattttgtatgatATCAAGCTACGCGTAATATATTCTTCAGCTAAACCTTAAAAAGAACTTATTTCAAATAGAGTCAGAACcaagtttataaaatttctcTCACCAATCCATTAGACTATTGTCTGAATTAAAAAAGACCCGATTCTtctaaaaaaaaggaaaagagaaaaagatacgtaggcaacctACATGTTTGTAGGTCCggtcataaataaataataataataatagatctTTTAAATCGTTGTTCAATAAACTTTGAAGGAAAGAAGAAAATCATGATCCTTTCTATGAACTTATAAGGAGATTTTTAGGAAATAAATAGTGGCAAAGTTAGGATCATCATTTTTAGCCAAAAGTGATAATCTCAAAACGAACTCAGCTGTTTCataataactttaataaaaGGATATCAATCATAAGCTTGTTTTCATCCTACACGTTTATCCAAAAGAATAATTCTTCaaagaagattttttttagaaaaagaacCGGAATAAACCAAACCAAAAGCTAGGCCAGAAAGAACACTCATCTCTTTTGATATAAGAGAAGAGAGAAGTTTAAAACTCAaaactttgaaaaaaaataccaaaaaaatgaataaacaaaaaaatcttcacaaaaaaagagaaaaatgtttttgtgttggttgaggtattgaaatcaccacttgTTGTTCACTTatactctagtcttgattgctaCAATAATGACAAAAATGTACTAATTCTACTAGATACACTCCGAAAACTAAAACACGACTCAAAGATGTTGCGATaatgaaatcaccatttgttgctCACTTaaactctagtcttgattgctacaaaaagaaaaaacatgtgTCGATTCTACTAGATATACACAagtcaacaaaatatatatatatatatatatatatatatatatatatatatatatatatatatatatatatatatatatatatatatatatatatatatatatatatatatatatatatggatttggcaaagaaaaatataaaagctGAAAGTTCTTAAACACtctctaattattttatgataagtttattttcataaaaaagtTGCTTAAAATTAAGTAGCAAAAATATTTAAACcctataagaattttaaaattttgaccaTCTGTTTTGAGAGTTAAATTTATGGATAATCGTTTTACATATGAGATtggatttataattaatttatcgaAAATCGGGGAAAAAGAAATTTGATTTCTTTACGAGAAAATTGCAAGAGGTCATGAAATGTTGTTAAGAGCTAAGTTCCAAgcacattttaaatataaaatatcatgattcATTAAAGGGATCAAAGTTTATTCTAATTTCCAAAAGGAAACAGGCTAATTCAACTTTTGTTGAAAACCACTAGGCATTCTCCTTTTAAAACAAgtttgataaagaaaattgggggCACGAAATGTCCCTTTATCCAAACATGGATTACATATTCACAAATAACACTTGAAACTGTCGATTGACGAATTTCAACTAGTTGTGAATAACACTTTGAAAAAAGGAAACAAATTATGTTGAAATAATCTCTTAAAAGGTAGAAGAAGCCAATACCAGTACTGCAAAGACTAAATAAGCGGTCGCGTCTCCAATGGAAATTCTATTTACTGATAAGTACCCGAGATCAATTAtgtataatctaattaaaactctatctgttgataggtatcGAGATCATTTATGTATGAACccattaaaaatatatctattgataggtacccGAGATCATTTATGTATGATCCAATTAAAACCCTATATGCTAATAGATAACCGAGATCATTTGTGTATGAACTAATTAAAAccctatatattgataggtacCTTGTGTACGATCTAATTAAAACtttatctgttgataggtactTGAGATTATTTGTGTATAATCCAACTAAACCTTATTTTTTGAGAGATATCGAggtcatttgtatatgatccaTCTAAAGCCCTCTTTATTGATATGTACTTGA
Proteins encoded:
- the LOC124912706 gene encoding E3 ubiquitin-protein ligase BOI-like, whose protein sequence is MTINGHLPALFNSQFADSSRHGNGDQGSVEQFRSQHLSGIPVVEAMMCQPMSMPMDSTMMCQPMSMPMGVQHNMPMGVQHNLTDQFNRKRTRGLSFDQSGNYCFADLPATDGDKISSLIRQQQMETNSLVNEHTKKLKMDLMGRQSQHAKQLLASVSEGYLGKMKEQSDEIWRKGRDIWFLEQKIQKLMEDNKLLMNSAMTSEANANSLQEKLDQLQDYYNSNQHLLAVVNEEEVESRCNSNYHIVEFVGENEGGSDGFVPKKYKCKTCGDMEASVLLLPCRHLCLCSSCGNNMLRTCPVCEIKIDTTIRVNML